CGGGACGCCGCGCGGATCTTCGCATTTTCATTTTCGATTTGGGCCGCTCGCCTGTCGGGTTGGGGTCTCGCACAAGCTTGCGCCTGTAAACCGGCCAGCAATCGACAAGAATTTGCCCGGGTGGACCGCTAGAAGCGGTCCGCCGAGTTGCTTCCTGTTCGGTTGATCCTTCAGTCAGGGCCGGATTTGGCCTCCGCCTGGCGCTATGGGCCCAATTGATGGCAGACGACGGAATTGAGCTGTTTGTCGGATTGATCGAGAGCATTGATACCCCCGGCGCGGTGGACGCGTGCCGACGGTTGCTCTCGGTCGACGAGCAGATGCGCGCCGACCGCTTCAAGTTTGAACGGCATCAGCGGCAATATGTCTTCGCGCATGCGATGCTGCGCCTCGCGCTGTCGCACGCGGCCCCGGATGTCGAACCGACCGACTGGTCGTTCTCGACCGGACGCTATGGGCGGCCCTTTGTCGCAGCGCCTGCGCCTTCGACGCCGCTGCATTTCAGCCTGTCCCATGCCGACGGCTGCGTCGCCTGCGTCGTGTCAAGGCATGAGACGGTCGGCGTCGATGTCGAGACCGTGTCGCGGCGCGTCGCGCCGCTGTCGACCGCGCTTCGCTTCTTTGCGCCGGAAGAGGTCGAGACGCTCCGCACGCTGCCGGAGCCCGCTGCGATCGAGCGATTTTTCGACTATTGGACGCTGAAGGAAGCCTATCTGAAAGCGAGGGGTTTCGGGCTCAACCTGCCGCTCGACGCCTTCGCGATGCAGGTGTCGCGGGAGGCGATCAAGATCAGCTTCAGGCCCGAGATCGCCGATGATCCGGCGGGCTGGCGCTTCTCGCTGTGCTCGCCGTCGCCCTCGCATCGCCTCGCCATCGCCGACGGCTCGCGCGCGGCCGGCGGCCTGACCATCACCCGCAACGCCTGGCCGT
This genomic interval from Bradyrhizobium guangzhouense contains the following:
- a CDS encoding 4'-phosphopantetheinyl transferase family protein — protein: MADDGIELFVGLIESIDTPGAVDACRRLLSVDEQMRADRFKFERHQRQYVFAHAMLRLALSHAAPDVEPTDWSFSTGRYGRPFVAAPAPSTPLHFSLSHADGCVACVVSRHETVGVDVETVSRRVAPLSTALRFFAPEEVETLRTLPEPAAIERFFDYWTLKEAYLKARGFGLNLPLDAFAMQVSREAIKISFRPEIADDPAGWRFSLCSPSPSHRLAIADGSRAAGGLTITRNAWPFQEAAE